CCGCACGTCCGGCTTGCGCTCGCGAAAGAATCGACCGACGCCCGTGATCGTCCCGCCAGTCCCGACCCCGGCCACGATCGCGTCCACCTGCCCGCCTGTGTCCTCCCAGATCTCCGGCGCCGTCGTCTCGTAGTGCATCGCGGGGTTGGCCGGATTCTCGAACTGGCGCAACTCGACGGCTCCCGGGGTCGACTCGGCGATCTCCTTCGCTTTGTCGACGGCGCCGCGCATCAGTGCGCCTTCGGTGAGCACGACCTCGGCACCGAACATGCGCAGCAGCGCAACCCGTTCGCGGCTCATCGTCTCGGGCATCGTGATGATGAGACGGTAGCCGAGCGCGGCCGCGGCAAAAGCGAGGGCGATCCCCGTGTTGCCCGAGGTCGCCTCGACAATCGTGGCCCCCGGGGACAGCAGACCGCGCCGCTCGGCGTCGCGAATCATGGCGACGCCAATGCGATCCTTGACGCTCGCGCAC
This sequence is a window from Deltaproteobacteria bacterium. Protein-coding genes within it:
- the cysK gene encoding cysteine synthase A; this encodes MTTYDSVVDTVGRTPLVKLRRVSDDVGATILGKLESRNPCASVKDRIGVAMIRDAERRGLLSPGATIVEATSGNTGIALAFAAAALGYRLIITMPETMSRERVALLRMFGAEVVLTEGALMRGAVDKAKEIAESTPGAVELRQFENPANPAMHYETTAPEIWEDTGGQVDAIVAGVGTGGTITGVGRFFRERKPDVRMVAVEPADSAVLSGGRPGPHYIQGIGAGFVPPVLDRSVIDEVIAVSERAAIDNARRLARDEGLLAGLSSGAALFAAIRIGRRSEMQGKTIVVILPDTGERYLSTALVDDLR